One genomic segment of Sanyastnella coralliicola includes these proteins:
- a CDS encoding NifU family protein encodes METKKIPTAVYAEMTPNPSVMKFVADRMLINGGEQVQYTSKESVGDSSPLADELFNFPFVTQVFVSANFVSVTKDDSLGWEMIVQQLREYIREWLTENEVAVAFVPESAVVTPENFTPPTAPSANQPQLSAEDIIPSEFDAQIKQLLDDFVRPAVEQDGGAIDFMAYKEGTVYVTMRGACSGCPSSMQTLKGGIENLLKTHIEQVEEVVAYEG; translated from the coding sequence ATGGAAACGAAAAAAATACCTACTGCAGTTTACGCTGAAATGACTCCGAACCCATCAGTGATGAAGTTTGTAGCTGATCGCATGTTGATCAACGGAGGAGAGCAAGTTCAGTACACCTCGAAAGAGTCTGTGGGTGATTCATCGCCCTTGGCTGATGAATTATTCAACTTCCCCTTCGTAACGCAGGTATTCGTTTCTGCCAACTTCGTCTCAGTCACAAAAGACGATTCACTAGGGTGGGAGATGATTGTCCAGCAACTACGAGAGTACATCCGCGAATGGCTCACCGAAAACGAAGTGGCGGTAGCATTCGTCCCTGAAAGTGCAGTTGTAACTCCGGAGAACTTCACTCCACCAACGGCGCCTTCAGCTAATCAGCCGCAGCTTAGCGCTGAAGACATCATCCCTTCAGAGTTCGACGCTCAAATCAAGCAATTACTCGATGATTTCGTTCGTCCAGCCGTAGAACAAGACGGCGGCGCCATCGATTTCATGGCCTACAAAGAAGGAACAGTCTACGTCACCATGCGCGGCGCATGCAGCGGATGTCCAAGCTCAATGCAAACCCTCAAAGGTGGAATTGAGAATCTCCTCAAGACGCACATTGAGCAGGTTGAGGAGGTGGTGGCTTATGAAGGATAA
- a CDS encoding amidohydrolase family protein, with the protein MRKLLLLLMLLSTTVVFGQNTYPVNGTYEKNSSVYVLTNATIHITADQVVEGDLLVANGKIVASGEVAKVEGMVEVDCSGLHIYPSFIDLYSDYGTPEIPKTKREPGPQYLSNKKGPYGWNQAIKPEIRAAEDFTHSSGSAKSLRSAGFGSLLINQQDGIARGTGAFITLGDNENHDLIASDAGAFYAFRKGSSTQNYPSSLMGVIALLRQTYCDANWYATSDDVNEGNLSLEAWIANQELPQFFKVRDRLDILRADKVGDEFGVQYNFIGNGDEYQRLEAIKNSGGALIIPLDFPGAYDVSDPYLARMIGLDELRHWELAPSNPGLLIDAGIQVAFTAEGLKDPGMLIGQVRKAIEAGLSEEDALRALTSTPANLVGMEDMVGTLQNGMLANFILTSGPLFNEGSKIVENWVQGEQYILIDRTIPDLSGEYSLTFNDKSWNLKVKGEPGKHKGSFEVITQGEEGADTVMVKVKIKQEGEMIGLQFGPTEGVFDGTYRLNGNAFKGRIWKGKGEDPSGEWIEWAAVKDNEVEKPKEAKRSALAAEGTDTLGTNMPEITYPFVAYGWKEQPAQEILLISNATIWTCEEDGIIENGQLLIADGKIKAVGKSIDLNALYGRTLPDIIQYDAQGAHVTPGIIDEHSHIAISRGVNEGTQASSAEVSIASVVNSEDVNIYRQLSGGVTAAQLLHGSANPIGGQSGIIKMRWGSTPEEMLIKTDAPFIKFALGENVKQSNWGEYYRSRFPQTRMGVEQVFYDHFIRAREYGEAWDAYEEEMANLTRRQRRKGEFPTAPRRDLELETLLQIIESERFVSCHSYRQDEINMLMHVADSMGFTLNTFTHILEGYKVADKMFEHGAGGSSFSDWWAYKFEVKDAIPHNGAILWEQGVITAFNSDDAEMARRLNQEAAKAVKYGGVPEEEALKFVTLNPAKLLHLDDRMGSIKVGKDADIVIWTDHPLSIYAQARMTFVDGRRLYDQERDQELRQEMREERARLVQQMLNDGGEGKKKPMERVPHRYHCDSATEEIR; encoded by the coding sequence ATGAGAAAGCTCCTGCTCCTGCTGATGCTCTTGAGCACCACTGTTGTTTTCGGTCAAAACACCTACCCGGTGAATGGCACCTACGAAAAGAACTCTTCCGTTTATGTATTGACCAACGCCACAATTCACATCACTGCTGATCAGGTAGTAGAAGGAGACTTGTTGGTTGCCAATGGTAAGATCGTAGCCTCTGGTGAGGTGGCTAAGGTAGAAGGCATGGTAGAGGTAGACTGTTCTGGTCTGCACATCTACCCCTCATTCATTGATCTGTACAGTGACTACGGTACTCCGGAAATTCCAAAAACGAAGCGTGAACCTGGTCCTCAATACTTGAGCAATAAGAAAGGACCTTACGGTTGGAACCAAGCGATTAAACCAGAGATTCGAGCAGCTGAAGATTTCACGCACAGCAGTGGTTCAGCGAAGTCGCTTCGCAGCGCTGGATTTGGATCACTTTTGATTAACCAACAAGACGGAATCGCCCGAGGAACTGGAGCTTTTATTACCCTCGGAGACAACGAAAATCACGACCTCATCGCTTCCGATGCAGGAGCATTCTATGCATTTCGTAAAGGGTCATCTACTCAGAACTACCCGAGTTCATTGATGGGTGTAATTGCCTTGCTTCGACAAACATATTGCGATGCGAATTGGTATGCTACGAGCGATGACGTCAATGAAGGGAACCTCAGTTTGGAAGCCTGGATTGCGAATCAAGAACTTCCACAATTCTTTAAAGTACGCGACCGACTAGATATTCTCAGAGCAGATAAAGTGGGCGATGAGTTCGGCGTTCAATACAACTTCATCGGAAATGGAGATGAGTACCAACGCCTCGAAGCCATCAAAAATAGCGGCGGTGCCCTCATCATTCCTCTTGATTTTCCTGGAGCGTATGATGTGAGTGATCCATACTTAGCTCGTATGATTGGTTTGGATGAATTGCGTCACTGGGAATTGGCCCCGTCAAATCCAGGACTACTCATTGACGCTGGTATCCAAGTCGCGTTCACCGCTGAAGGATTGAAAGATCCCGGAATGCTGATCGGACAAGTACGAAAAGCCATTGAAGCCGGACTTTCAGAGGAAGACGCGCTACGTGCTCTGACCTCAACTCCAGCCAACTTGGTTGGAATGGAAGACATGGTGGGAACACTTCAAAATGGCATGCTCGCCAACTTCATCCTGACTTCAGGACCTCTTTTTAATGAAGGAAGCAAGATTGTGGAGAACTGGGTGCAAGGTGAACAGTACATTCTCATTGACCGTACTATTCCAGATCTGAGCGGTGAATACTCACTTACCTTCAACGATAAGAGCTGGAACCTCAAAGTGAAAGGTGAACCTGGCAAACACAAGGGATCTTTCGAAGTCATTACTCAAGGAGAGGAAGGCGCCGACACGGTGATGGTGAAAGTGAAAATCAAACAGGAAGGCGAAATGATCGGTCTTCAGTTTGGTCCTACTGAAGGTGTTTTTGACGGCACGTACCGTCTGAACGGAAACGCCTTTAAAGGTCGTATCTGGAAAGGTAAAGGAGAAGATCCAAGCGGCGAGTGGATTGAATGGGCAGCAGTAAAAGACAACGAGGTGGAGAAACCAAAAGAAGCGAAGCGTTCCGCGCTAGCGGCTGAAGGAACAGACACCTTAGGCACCAACATGCCTGAAATCACCTACCCATTTGTTGCCTACGGTTGGAAAGAACAACCCGCGCAAGAAATATTGCTCATTTCAAATGCCACCATTTGGACATGCGAAGAAGACGGCATCATCGAAAACGGACAGTTGCTCATTGCCGATGGCAAGATCAAGGCCGTTGGGAAGTCCATCGACCTTAATGCGTTGTACGGACGAACACTTCCTGACATCATACAATATGACGCTCAGGGAGCTCACGTCACACCTGGGATCATTGACGAGCACTCACACATTGCCATTTCACGTGGTGTGAATGAAGGTACCCAAGCAAGCTCAGCTGAAGTAAGCATCGCCTCAGTGGTGAACAGCGAAGACGTCAACATTTATCGTCAGCTCAGCGGTGGGGTGACAGCAGCTCAATTGCTTCATGGCTCGGCCAATCCAATTGGCGGTCAAAGCGGTATCATCAAAATGCGCTGGGGAAGCACGCCAGAGGAAATGCTCATCAAGACCGACGCACCTTTCATCAAATTCGCCCTTGGTGAAAACGTGAAACAATCGAATTGGGGTGAGTACTACCGTTCACGTTTCCCGCAAACACGTATGGGTGTGGAGCAAGTATTCTACGATCACTTCATCAGAGCCCGTGAATATGGTGAGGCTTGGGATGCCTACGAGGAAGAAATGGCCAACCTGACACGTCGTCAACGTCGTAAAGGTGAGTTCCCAACCGCCCCAAGGCGAGATCTTGAGTTAGAGACACTCTTACAAATCATCGAAAGTGAACGCTTTGTTTCATGTCACAGCTACCGTCAAGATGAGATTAACATGTTGATGCACGTGGCTGATTCAATGGGCTTCACGCTCAACACCTTCACGCACATTTTGGAAGGATATAAAGTAGCCGACAAAATGTTCGAGCACGGTGCTGGAGGATCGAGTTTCTCTGACTGGTGGGCCTACAAATTCGAGGTGAAAGATGCCATTCCACATAACGGAGCCATCCTGTGGGAACAAGGAGTAATTACCGCTTTCAATAGTGACGACGCCGAGATGGCGAGACGTCTCAATCAAGAAGCGGCAAAAGCAGTGAAGTACGGAGGCGTACCTGAAGAAGAGGCCTTGAAGTTCGTTACGCTTAACCCGGCAAAACTGCTTCACCTCGACGACCGTATGGGGTCGATCAAGGTGGGTAAAGATGCTGATATCGTTATTTGGACTGATCACCCGTTGAGCATCTACGCTCAGGCTCGCATGACCTTTGTTGATGGTCGTCGACTTTACGACCAAGAACGTGATCAAGAACTCCGTCAAGAAATGCGTGAAGAACGCGCCCGACTTGTTCAGCAAATGTTGAACGATGGAGGTGAAGGAAAAAAGAAACCGATGGAACGAGTTCCACACCGCTATCACTGTGATAGTGCAACTGAAGAAATCCGATAA